A window of the Oncorhynchus kisutch isolate 150728-3 linkage group LG12, Okis_V2, whole genome shotgun sequence genome harbors these coding sequences:
- the LOC109900833 gene encoding E3 ubiquitin-protein ligase rnf146-like — MASCGEVDHSVDSVSSSKVEDGGDAFTGDSPSSPTPSANPVPECAICLQTCVHPVRLPCRHVFCFLCVKGASWHSKRCALCRQEVPEDFLEHPTLLSPEELKAAAAGGRGGTGPGSAGGDHAWYYEGRNGWWQYDERTSRELEDAFAKGRKSAEMLIAGFLYVADLENMVQYRRNEHGRRRRMKRDVVDIPKKGVAGLRLDPDPTPPVVAVAAVPVTAATVERPSSADGEDVTGRSQAGGLGVVIPAPPVRPPTVLGAHPATSVSISLEDSLSQLLISQPEGEEEENEEVASRISQVYESASGSSEDEDGGGDEVGRGWDRERGGREVGSRRRPRHRLLQRRLREVQPDRLPPGGGSSSGGLSVRSRSPDGQCTVTEV; from the coding sequence ATGGCGAGCTGTGGTGAGGTGGACCACTCAGTGGACTCTGTGTCCTCCTCAAAGGTAGAAGACGGAGGGGACGCCTTCACTGGTGACTCCCCCAGCTCACCTACCCCCTCGGCAAACCCCGTGCCGGAATGTGCAATCTGCCTCCAGACCTGTGTCCACCCGGTTCGCCTGCCCTGCCGCCACGTTTTCTGTTTCCTGTGCGTCAAAGGAGCCTCCTGGCACAGCAAGCGCTGCGCTCTTTGCCGACAGGAAGTACCTGAGGACTTCCTGGAGCATCCCACTCTGCTGTCCCCAGAGGAGCTGAAGGCAGCAGCCgcaggaggacgaggaggaaccGGGCCAGGGAGCGCTGGCGGAGACCATGCATGGTACTACGAGGGGAGGAACGGCTGGTGGCAGTATGATGAGAGGACCAGCCGTGAGCTGGAGGACGCTTTCGCCAAGGGCAGGAAGAGCGCTGAAATGCTGATTGCTGGCTTCCTGTACGTGGCTGACCTGGAGAACATGGTGCAGTACCGCCGCAACGAGCACGGTCGCCGCCGACGCATGAAGCGTGATGTGGTAGACATTCCCAAAAAGGGCGTGGCCGGACTCAGACTGGACCCTGACCCCACCCCGCCAGTTGTTGCCGTGGCAGCTGTTCCGGTCACAGCGGCAACAGTGGAACGGCCAAGCTCTGCTGATGGGGAGGATGTGACTGGACGGTCGCAGGCGGGGGGCTTAGGGGTTGTCATCCCGGCTCCTCCAGTCAGACCCCCCACAGTCCTGGGTGCCCACCCTGCCACCTCAGTCTCCATCTCCCTTGAAGACTCTCTGTCCCAGCTCCTCATCAGCCAaccagagggggaggaagaggagaatgaAGAGGTAGCTTCAAGAATAAGCCAGGTGTACGAGTCAGCATCTGGTAGCAGTGAGGATgaggatggtggtggtgatgaagtAGGGCGGGGGtgggatagggagagggggggacGGGAAGTTGGGTCTCGACGGAGGCCCAGACATAGACTCCTACAGCGCCGGCTCAGAGAGGTCCAGCCTGACAGACTGCCACCTGGAGGTGGGTCCTCCAGCGGAGGCCTCAGTGTGCGCTCACGCAGCCCTGACGGTCAATGCACTGTCACTGAGGTGTGA